The genomic segment TCCGCGGCCAGTTGCTGCGCCAAGGTGTACAGCGTCATCTCCGCACGCGCGATGACCATCATGGTGCTGCGGACCTCCGTGTCCTGCAGCGCCCGGGGCGTCTCGCCGGACAGATTTGCCCTATCGAGTGACGCCCACAGGGCCTCGCGGACTACCAGCCAATCCTTTAAGGCAGCAATGGTTTCCCGGGAAGAAAGCGGGGCACTCTCCGACTGGCGGCGCTGCATTTGATCCAGCACATCCGCCTCTTTGCGCAGTCGCAGCGTGGTGGACGCCAGCGCCTGCCAACGATCCGGGTCCGGCGCTTGAGCCTTCGGGTCAGGTACCAACAGGCTGAGCCGCTGCAGCAACACCCGCTGCTCGGACACGCTGTGCAATATGTGCAGGTCCAATTGCCGGTCTTCCTGCCACTGCAAAGACAAAACGGCACGGGAAAGCCCGAGCACCAACAGCAGCAGCAACACCCCGTACATGGCGCAGCGCACCAGCACATGGGTGTACAGCCAGCCCGAAGGGGGCACTCGGAGTCGCTGCATCAGCACGCGGGGGGTAGCCACAAATCGCGGAGTGTGATGCAACGCTGGATCAGCGAGCGAGGCGTCAAGCCGCCAGCGCCAGGCGCATGGCGTCGACGACCGACTTGTAGTCCGGCTTGCCGAAAATGGCACTGCCTGCCACAAAGGTGTCTGCACCGGCATCGGCTACGCGGCGGATGTTGTCGGTCTTGATACCACCGTCCACTTCAAGGCGGATGTCTTTACCGCTTGCGTCGATGCGCTTGCGCACTGCCTCGATCTTGCGCAAGGCCGAGTCAATAAAGCTCTGCCCGCCAAAGCCGGGGTTCACGCTCATGATGAGAATCAGGTCGATGTCGTCGATCACCCAGTCCAGCACATCCAAAGGCTCGGCGGGGTTGAACACCAAACCGGCTTTTACGCCCTTGCTCTTGATCGCCTGCACGCTACGGTGCACATGGCCGGAGGCATCGGGGTGAAAGCTGATGTAGTCCGCACCGGCCTCGGCAAAACTCGCCGCCAGCGCATCCACCGGGGAAATCATCAAATGCACATCAATCGGCACTGCCACGCCGGCCGCTGTTTTGGCATGGGGCTTGAGTGCACTGCAAATCATGGGGCCGAAGGTCAGGTTCGGCACATAGTGGTTGTCCATCACGTCAAAGTGAATCCAGTCCGCACCTGCCGCGATAACGTCAGTCACTTCTTGACCCAAACGGGCAAAGTCGGCGGAGAGGATGGAGGGAGCAATGCGAAAGGTCATAACAACGACGTCCGGGTAAGGGTGAGCGGGTTTATAGGGGTATTTCGGATTGCTTATTTTCGCAGGTAGCATTGCCCGATGGCCAAATATGCTTTTATGGTGGAAGTCAGCCCCCAATACCTGGCGGACCAATCCGCACCGAACGAAGACCTGTACGTCTTCGCCTATACCGTCACGATCACCAATGTCGGCGAGGTCACAGCCCAATTGATCTCGCGCACCTGGAACGTCAACGACGCTACCGGGCATACCGAGCGCGTCAAAGGGCTGGGGGTGGTGGGACAGCAACCACTGCTTAAGCCCGGCCAGGCCTTCGAATACACGAGCGGCACCCGTTTGCGCACCCCCACCGGCACCATGCACGGCAGCTTTTTCTGTGTGGCCGAGGATGGTGAAAAGTTTGATACCGACATTCCGATGTTCGTTCTAGACGCCCTGAGCGACGCCGGCGGCTCGCGCACCTTGCATTGAGTAACGCCATGGCCCAAGACGACCTCTCGACCCTGCTGGAACAACTGGAACACCCCACCACCGGGGTGGAGCGCCATATTTGGCTGATCCGCTTGATTACCTGGGTGCGCGGGGCCGAAGACGCGCCGGAAGCACCCGTTGCCCGCGTGACGCTGCTACTGGATGTGCTGGCTGCCCGCCCCCACACCACCAGCCTGCTGCGCAGTTGGTGGGCCGAACTGCTGGGTACTGTCGACGGCAGCACCTTGCTCTCGGACTACGGCTTCGGGTCCCGCAACGCCTTCATGAGCGAGCTCATGGAGCGCTTGAACCGCAAGCTCCTGCCGGCCACGCCGGAAACCCAAGACGCCTCCGAATTGTTTGCACTGGTGCTCAACGACCCGCGGGATGCGCGCTGGATCGCTGCACTCCCGGCGGATGCCCTGACACGGCTGGCAACCCTGCTTTCCTTGTCGGTGCCGCCCCCCGGGCCTGTGGGTGCTTTGCGGCCGGTCAGTGTCTGGCAGCACACCTTGCTCAATGCATTAACGTTTTGCGTCAGCCAGATCCGGGCCACAGGCTTCTCCCAGGAAATGCGGCTGCGCATGAGCAGCCCGGTGCGGGATGGCAGCCCGTTCCACACCCTTGCCGCCGACCTCGACAAGGTCATCGACACCTGGCTGGGCGGCGCCAACACCGGCGCTGCCGCGCAACACTTCCGCACCCAGCTGGATGCCTGCCGGCAGGCCGCTGCCACGGTGTACTCGCACCTGGATGCGCATGGCATTTCGGTGGATCTGGTGTTCCGCCTTCGCCAGCTCCGCGAGCGGGTCTTGCGGGTGCGCGCCCTGCTGGACTGCCTGCTCGACGACACCGACCACACGAGCACCGCCAGGCTGCTCTCGCACTTGGCCAGCGTCGGACAGGAGCAACGCAGCGTGGGCGCCTTGATTGCCTCCAACTCCTCGCTGCTCGCTGCCAAGGTGGCAGAGCGCAGCTCTGAGACCGGCGAACACTACATCACCCGCAACCGCGCGGAATACCGGGCCATGCTCGGCAACGCGGCGGGCGGCGGGGCCCTGACGGCTCTGACCACCGCCATGAAGTTCGGCATCATGGCGCTGGGGCTGTCTGCGTTTTGGTACGGGTTCTGGTCGGGCGTGATGTATGCCGCCAGCTTTGTGCTGATCCAGATGCTGCATTTCACGCTGGCCACTAAGCAGCCTGCGATGACGGCCCCTGCCATGGCCGCCAAGTTGAAAGACATTTCAGACTCGCAAGCGCTGCAGGCCTTTGTGGACGAAGTCACCCACCTGGTGCGCTCGCAGATGGCGGCCATATTGGGTAACGTGGTCTTGGTGTTTCCGGTCACGGTGCTGCTGTCCACCGCCATGGTGCTGACCACCGGTGCGCCAATGCTCACCCCTGAAAAGGCTGATTACGTGCTGCACTCGCTCACGCTGCTCGGGCCCTCGTTGCTGTTTGCAGCGTTCACCGGCGTGTTGCTTTTCTCGAGCAGCATTGTGGCGGGCTGGGTCGAAAACTGGTTTGTGCTGCACCGCCTGGACTCTGCCATCCGCTACAACCCCCGCATCACCGCCTGGCTGGGTGCGCTGCGGGCCGACCGCTGGGCCCAGTTCATGCGGCACAACATCTCGGGCTTGGCGGCCAACATCTCGCTGGGCATGATGCTCGGCTTGGTCCCCGCCATCCTGGCGTTCCTGGGCCCTGCCCTCGACGTGCGCCACGTCACGCTGTCAGCCGGTCAATTGGGCGCGGCCTGCGCGGCGCTGGGCTGGGAGGTGGTGCGCAGCCCGGCCCTGTGGTGGGCGGCAGCCAGCATCCCGCTGATCGGCTTGCTGAACGTGGGCGTGAGCTTTTACCTCGCATTCAGGGTGGCCCTGCAGGCTCACAATATCTCGGGGGTAGACCGCTCCCGCATCCGGTCGGCCATATGGCAGCGCTTGCGCGCAGCCCCGATGAGCTTTTTGTGGCCCGCCAAAGAATGAGTTCACTGGGTGAGTTTGAGCTGATCGCGCAGTATTTTGCCCGCGCCCACCGGCCGCTGCCCACCCAGGTGGTGCTGGGCATTGGCGACGACTGCGCCTTGCTGCAACCCACCCCCGGCATGCAATGGGCCATCAGCAGCGACATGCTGGTCAGTGGGCGCCACTTTTTTGCCGATGTGGATCCGCGCACCTTGGGCCACAAGGCACTGGCCGTGAACCTGAGCGATCTGGCCGCCTGCGGCGCTACGCCTGTGGGCTTCACCCTGGCGCTGAGCCTGCCAGAAGCCAATGCCCAATGGCTGCATGACTTTTCGCAAGGCCTGTTTGCGTTGGCCGATGCCCATGGCTGCCCCTTGGTGGGTGGCGACACCACCCAAGGCCCGCTCAACATTTGTATCACCGTGTTTGGCGAAATCCCGCCCGGCCAAGCGCTGCTGCGTAGCGGAGCCCAAGCGGGCGACGACATCTGGGTCAGCGGCACGCTGGGCGACGCGGCCTTGGCGCTGCATTGCCTCTGGGGCCGCGATGCACTGCCGGCGCCCGACTTGGCACGAGCCCGCCAGCGCCTGGAGCAACCCAGCCCCCGGGTCGCCTTGGGCCAAGCCTTGCGCGGTGTTGCCCACGCCGCGGCCGATGTCAGCGACGGCTTGTTGGGCGACTTGGGCCACATTCTCAAAGCCAGCAAGGTCGGCGCTGATTTGATGGCCTCTGACGCTATGACTTTAATAGCTAGCAGCGCATATTCCACGAGCGCTAACGGCCTATTTGACCCTCAATCGGATCGTACTGCTGCAGTGCTCGAATATGTGCTGAGTGGCGGCGACGACTACGAACTCGTGTTCACCGCAGCCCCGGCTAAGCGCGAGGCCATTGCCGCTGCAGGCACGAAGAGCAACACCCGGGTCACCCGTGTCGGCACGGTGACCTCAGCGCCTGGCGTGCGGGTACTGTGGCCGGACGGCAGCCAGGCGCTTGGCAAGTGGGCCAGCTTTGACCATTTCAAAGCGGGAGCCACACCGGGGCCCTAAAGGGTAATGAA from the Rhodoferax potami genome contains:
- the thiL gene encoding thiamine-phosphate kinase; its protein translation is MGEFELIAQYFARAHRPLPTQVVLGIGDDCALLQPTPGMQWAISSDMLVSGRHFFADVDPRTLGHKALAVNLSDLAACGATPVGFTLALSLPEANAQWLHDFSQGLFALADAHGCPLVGGDTTQGPLNICITVFGEIPPGQALLRSGAQAGDDIWVSGTLGDAALALHCLWGRDALPAPDLARARQRLEQPSPRVALGQALRGVAHAAADVSDGLLGDLGHILKASKVGADLMASDAMTLIASSAYSTSANGLFDPQSDRTAAVLEYVLSGGDDYELVFTAAPAKREAIAAAGTKSNTRVTRVGTVTSAPGVRVLWPDGSQALGKWASFDHFKAGATPGP
- the rpe gene encoding ribulose-phosphate 3-epimerase — translated: MTFRIAPSILSADFARLGQEVTDVIAAGADWIHFDVMDNHYVPNLTFGPMICSALKPHAKTAAGVAVPIDVHLMISPVDALAASFAEAGADYISFHPDASGHVHRSVQAIKSKGVKAGLVFNPAEPLDVLDWVIDDIDLILIMSVNPGFGGQSFIDSALRKIEAVRKRIDASGKDIRLEVDGGIKTDNIRRVADAGADTFVAGSAIFGKPDYKSVVDAMRLALAA
- a CDS encoding site-specific recombinase, translating into MAQDDLSTLLEQLEHPTTGVERHIWLIRLITWVRGAEDAPEAPVARVTLLLDVLAARPHTTSLLRSWWAELLGTVDGSTLLSDYGFGSRNAFMSELMERLNRKLLPATPETQDASELFALVLNDPRDARWIAALPADALTRLATLLSLSVPPPGPVGALRPVSVWQHTLLNALTFCVSQIRATGFSQEMRLRMSSPVRDGSPFHTLAADLDKVIDTWLGGANTGAAAQHFRTQLDACRQAAATVYSHLDAHGISVDLVFRLRQLRERVLRVRALLDCLLDDTDHTSTARLLSHLASVGQEQRSVGALIASNSSLLAAKVAERSSETGEHYITRNRAEYRAMLGNAAGGGALTALTTAMKFGIMALGLSAFWYGFWSGVMYAASFVLIQMLHFTLATKQPAMTAPAMAAKLKDISDSQALQAFVDEVTHLVRSQMAAILGNVVLVFPVTVLLSTAMVLTTGAPMLTPEKADYVLHSLTLLGPSLLFAAFTGVLLFSSSIVAGWVENWFVLHRLDSAIRYNPRITAWLGALRADRWAQFMRHNISGLAANISLGMMLGLVPAILAFLGPALDVRHVTLSAGQLGAACAALGWEVVRSPALWWAAASIPLIGLLNVGVSFYLAFRVALQAHNISGVDRSRIRSAIWQRLRAAPMSFLWPAKE
- the apaG gene encoding Co2+/Mg2+ efflux protein ApaG, producing the protein MAKYAFMVEVSPQYLADQSAPNEDLYVFAYTVTITNVGEVTAQLISRTWNVNDATGHTERVKGLGVVGQQPLLKPGQAFEYTSGTRLRTPTGTMHGSFFCVAEDGEKFDTDIPMFVLDALSDAGGSRTLH